The Streptomyces albofaciens JCM 4342 genome has a segment encoding these proteins:
- a CDS encoding trypsin-like peptidase domain-containing protein, protein MAASEGGQGSARTERADREKYAHLLAHAGRATVAVRPAPGVDPAPLWGSGVFVAPGWVLTCAHVLVSGDGRRRPTGPDGEVGVAFDGRVVAARLEYDLSRPGPADPPGRGPRTDLALLRLLDPDVAHPCAWLSDQPAALLEDAFIFRGHEQPGAGTGSDAAPAPGHMIPTAVDVDPFIAVRFGARDARGLQFGSDVRVTPGASGGPLLDCDRGEVVGIVKGSHREDRVGLAVPVTELRRLAPHHLVPGATGLGDDPYHALMCLHDRWHWAGQELGGTGEPTWFDAQHAIMSGRGRLWGVQERLQALDLLASLPAPRDPLVVAAAVAEALGRADPSGRTGRTGPWTLRTWRDGHGALYQGSDPYTELCAFVHYLRIVAQRTADEARGAAGDEGAEVRAAAERLALFVTAKAVVLLPRDRERIGPVRRRPDSVLVEFEPLFYDDAGGRQLFNWSVSEGYGQGQWQRVEVQESRSGMTFEEARDQVLRRLGPRLLRADDAAGGVRVRLEVAVPEERWHTAADRWQVPASTRRTARLRPLGPARAVVLRDQGRRQEGREEVDPAWLRRWQGLTAARQLTALRVPAGARASVSGLSRLLEEADEGAVPALCRSVADGTGLEAVGWALDTGHPVALWPAGGHDERDCDRACDEFHREVQQLLGAPKSVAELPELVRELRAKAAEGGASWARDLVLLYDDPGNPIPQLFSQGAQLSPQ, encoded by the coding sequence ATGGCGGCCTCGGAGGGCGGTCAGGGGTCCGCGCGCACCGAGCGCGCCGACCGTGAGAAGTACGCGCATCTGCTCGCCCACGCGGGCCGCGCCACCGTCGCCGTCCGCCCGGCGCCCGGCGTGGATCCGGCCCCGCTGTGGGGCAGTGGCGTGTTCGTGGCCCCGGGCTGGGTGCTGACCTGCGCGCATGTGCTGGTCAGCGGGGACGGGCGGCGCCGTCCGACCGGCCCGGACGGGGAGGTCGGTGTCGCGTTCGACGGACGGGTGGTCGCCGCGCGCCTGGAGTACGACCTGAGCCGCCCGGGGCCCGCGGACCCGCCCGGCCGCGGCCCCCGTACCGACCTGGCCCTGCTCCGGCTGCTCGATCCGGATGTCGCGCACCCGTGCGCCTGGCTCAGCGACCAGCCGGCGGCGCTCCTGGAGGACGCGTTCATCTTCCGGGGGCATGAGCAGCCGGGTGCCGGTACGGGCTCGGACGCCGCCCCTGCCCCCGGCCACATGATCCCCACCGCCGTGGACGTCGACCCCTTCATCGCCGTCCGCTTCGGCGCCCGCGACGCCCGCGGCCTCCAGTTCGGCAGCGACGTGCGCGTCACCCCGGGCGCCTCCGGCGGGCCGCTGCTGGACTGCGACCGGGGGGAGGTCGTCGGCATCGTCAAGGGCAGCCACCGGGAGGACCGGGTCGGGCTCGCGGTGCCGGTGACCGAGTTGCGGCGGCTGGCGCCGCACCACCTCGTACCGGGTGCCACCGGGCTCGGCGACGACCCGTACCACGCGCTGATGTGCCTGCACGACCGCTGGCACTGGGCCGGGCAGGAGCTCGGCGGGACGGGGGAGCCGACGTGGTTCGACGCGCAGCACGCGATCATGTCGGGGCGCGGCCGCCTGTGGGGCGTGCAGGAGCGGCTGCAGGCGCTCGACCTGCTGGCGTCGCTGCCCGCGCCCCGCGACCCGCTGGTGGTGGCGGCCGCGGTCGCCGAGGCGCTGGGGCGCGCGGACCCCTCGGGCCGTACGGGCCGGACCGGGCCGTGGACGCTGCGTACCTGGCGGGACGGGCACGGCGCGCTCTACCAGGGCAGCGACCCGTACACGGAGCTGTGCGCGTTCGTGCACTACCTGCGCATCGTCGCGCAGCGCACCGCGGACGAGGCACGCGGCGCGGCCGGTGACGAGGGCGCCGAGGTGCGCGCGGCGGCCGAGCGGCTGGCGCTGTTCGTGACGGCCAAGGCGGTCGTGCTGCTGCCCAGGGACCGGGAGCGGATCGGCCCGGTGCGGCGGCGCCCCGACTCGGTCCTGGTGGAGTTCGAGCCGCTGTTCTACGACGACGCGGGCGGGCGGCAGCTGTTCAACTGGTCGGTGAGCGAGGGGTACGGCCAGGGGCAGTGGCAGCGCGTCGAGGTGCAGGAGTCGCGGTCCGGGATGACCTTCGAGGAGGCCCGCGACCAGGTTCTGCGGCGGCTCGGGCCACGGCTGCTGCGTGCCGACGACGCGGCGGGCGGGGTCCGGGTGCGTCTGGAGGTGGCGGTTCCGGAGGAGCGCTGGCACACGGCGGCGGACCGCTGGCAGGTGCCCGCGTCCACCCGCCGTACGGCGCGGCTGCGCCCGCTGGGGCCGGCGCGCGCGGTGGTGCTGCGCGATCAGGGGCGCCGCCAGGAGGGCCGCGAGGAGGTGGACCCGGCCTGGCTGCGGCGCTGGCAGGGCCTGACCGCGGCCCGGCAGCTGACCGCGCTGCGGGTGCCGGCCGGCGCCCGCGCGTCCGTGTCGGGGCTGTCGCGGCTGCTGGAGGAGGCGGACGAGGGCGCGGTCCCGGCGCTGTGCCGGTCGGTGGCGGACGGCACCGGGCTGGAGGCCGTCGGCTGGGCGCTGGACACCGGCCACCCGGTGGCGCTGTGGCCGGCCGGCGGCCATGACGAGCGCGACTGCGACCGGGCGTGTGACGAGTTCCACCGGGAGGTGCAGCAGCTGCTGGGGGCGCCGAAGTCGGTGGCCGAGCTGCCCGAACTGGTGCGTGAGCTGCGTGCGAAGGCCGCGGAGGGCGGTGCCTCCTGGGCCCGGGATCTCGTGCTGCTCTATGACGATCCGGGCAATCCGATCCCCCAACTCTTCTCCCAGGGAGCGCAATTGTCGCCCCAATGA
- a CDS encoding PadR family transcriptional regulator, whose amino-acid sequence MPPVFAHGRLRLYLLKLLDEAPRHGYEIIRLLEERFQGLYAPSAGTVYPRLAKLEAEGLVTHTTEGGRKVYSITAAGRAELADRGGELADLEMEIRESVAALASDIREDVSGSARDVRRELREAAAQAREGRRGGRHGGEEHGFPDASDFFDGRYGDREAWRQAKEEFRRAKEEWKEQARRAKEESRRAKQDAQRARKQAREARSFVRDEVQEAIKRVQEQAQEHVRTGDWAGALREALSEVSREMGRFTVGPEGAAGADRPGGGAGPAPEDGGPVGPTKEDAAARPGGDGSGAARPEAAGWTPAEPAWASEPGSGDPARDFDRLLDRFRDDLRDAARDHGVTAEQLKDVRSRLSATAAHVGALLRDPEAYAAGQRPPR is encoded by the coding sequence ATGCCCCCCGTCTTCGCCCATGGCCGCCTCCGCCTCTACCTGCTCAAGCTGCTGGACGAGGCGCCGCGGCACGGTTACGAGATCATCCGCCTGCTGGAGGAGCGCTTCCAGGGGCTGTACGCGCCGTCCGCCGGCACGGTGTACCCGCGGCTGGCCAAGCTGGAGGCCGAGGGCCTGGTCACCCATACCACCGAGGGCGGCCGCAAGGTCTATTCGATCACCGCGGCGGGCCGCGCGGAGCTGGCGGACCGGGGCGGCGAGCTGGCCGACCTGGAGATGGAGATCCGGGAGTCGGTCGCGGCGCTGGCGTCCGACATCCGGGAGGACGTGAGCGGCTCCGCGCGCGACGTACGCCGCGAGCTGCGGGAGGCCGCCGCGCAGGCACGCGAGGGCCGGCGTGGCGGGCGCCACGGCGGCGAGGAGCACGGCTTCCCGGACGCGTCCGACTTCTTCGACGGCCGGTACGGCGACCGGGAGGCCTGGCGGCAGGCGAAGGAGGAGTTCCGCCGCGCCAAGGAGGAGTGGAAGGAGCAGGCCCGGCGGGCCAAGGAGGAGAGCCGGCGGGCCAAGCAGGACGCGCAGCGGGCGCGCAAGCAGGCCCGGGAGGCCCGGTCGTTCGTCCGGGACGAGGTCCAGGAGGCCATCAAGCGCGTACAGGAACAGGCCCAGGAACATGTACGCACCGGGGACTGGGCCGGGGCCCTGCGCGAGGCGCTGTCGGAGGTGTCGCGCGAGATGGGCCGGTTCACGGTCGGGCCGGAGGGGGCGGCGGGCGCGGACCGGCCGGGCGGGGGCGCGGGGCCGGCCCCGGAGGACGGCGGCCCGGTGGGTCCCACCAAGGAAGACGCCGCGGCGCGGCCCGGCGGCGACGGTTCCGGCGCGGCGCGCCCGGAGGCCGCCGGATGGACGCCGGCCGAGCCCGCGTGGGCGTCCGAGCCCGGCTCCGGCGACCCCGCGCGGGACTTCGACCGGCTGCTGGACCGCTTCCGCGACGACCTGCGGGACGCCGCGCGCGATCACGGTGTGACGGCGGAGCAGTTGAAGGACGTACGCAGCCGTCTGTCCGCGACCGCCGCGCACGTCGGAGCGCTGCTGCGTGACCCGGAGGCATATGCGGCCGGACAGCGGCCGCCGCGCTGA
- a CDS encoding DUF6104 family protein, translated as MYFTDRGIEELESRRGEEEVTLAWLADQLRTFVDLNPDFEVPVERLATWLARLDDEEDE; from the coding sequence GTGTATTTCACGGATCGCGGTATCGAGGAGCTGGAGAGCCGACGCGGCGAGGAAGAGGTCACCCTCGCCTGGCTCGCCGACCAGCTCCGCACGTTCGTGGACCTCAACCCCGACTTCGAGGTACCGGTGGAACGGCTGGCCACGTGGCTGGCGCGGCTGGATGACGAGGAGGACGAGTAG
- a CDS encoding CU044_2847 family protein → MRDRAHLIELPDGTQVWARVSRLDIAGDPDEEFDDVGLWDALGARVEGLRELVGGVATSLRAATERVAPDETSVSFGVEVAAKPGRAVALLADGEAKANLSVTLTWRRQEREGAVADEGRGDGRGPDDSGA, encoded by the coding sequence ATGCGCGATCGCGCACATCTCATCGAGCTGCCCGACGGGACCCAGGTCTGGGCCCGCGTCTCCCGGCTGGACATAGCGGGCGATCCGGACGAGGAATTCGACGACGTAGGGCTCTGGGACGCCCTCGGCGCACGCGTGGAGGGCCTGCGGGAGCTGGTCGGCGGTGTCGCGACCAGCCTGCGGGCGGCGACCGAGCGGGTGGCCCCGGACGAGACGAGCGTCAGCTTCGGCGTGGAGGTGGCGGCCAAGCCGGGCCGCGCCGTGGCGCTGCTCGCGGACGGTGAGGCCAAGGCGAACCTCTCGGTGACGCTCACCTGGCGGCGGCAGGAGCGGGAAGGGGCGGTGGCGGATGAGGGCCGTGGCGACGGCCGAGGGCCGGACGATTCGGGCGCGTGA
- a CDS encoding YxD-tail cyclophane-containing RiPP peptide: protein MATVPVTGPAPAAPAEPSGPSAEPLPDFGGVDVAAVAARTGHPVLGEVAALLLRNWIPAERAVAYYDDGPGPTVR from the coding sequence GTGGCGACAGTCCCCGTCACCGGTCCGGCCCCGGCCGCACCGGCCGAGCCGTCCGGCCCGTCGGCCGAGCCGCTGCCGGACTTCGGCGGTGTGGATGTGGCCGCCGTGGCCGCGCGGACGGGCCATCCGGTGCTGGGCGAGGTGGCCGCCCTGCTGCTGCGCAACTGGATCCCCGCCGAACGGGCGGTGGCGTACTACGACGATGGTCCGGGACCGACCGTGCGGTGA
- a CDS encoding FxsB family cyclophane-forming radical SAM/SPASM peptide maturase — protein MVCQSLQPPVVPFRQFVLKTHSRCNLACTYCYIYAGPDHSWRARPPHTPPGTVRRTALRIAEHVRAHGLDEIRVDLHGGEPLLTGPGPLLDQAAALRAVLPDGCRVHLGVQTNGTLLTPPALDALAAAGFRVGLSLDGGTPGLNRRRLDHAGRPSWAAASRAARLLARRPDTFAGILCTIDITSDPALVYGSLRALGPPMLDFLLPHANWTSRPPLPPAPVSRTPYGDWLCTVFDLWWDEAEPAPRIRLFTEIIGLLLGRPSSSEAVGLSPVVALVVDTDGAIEQVDSLKSAYEGAAATGLDVFRNSFDEALAHPGMAARRLGADGLCDRCRACPLMTVCGGGNYAHRYRAGSGFRNPSVYCADLERVIRHIAARLDAEVHVGRPPRAGAGLAAASVNWPTPHKT, from the coding sequence GTGGTGTGCCAGAGCCTTCAGCCGCCCGTGGTCCCCTTCCGCCAGTTCGTCCTGAAGACCCACAGCCGCTGCAACCTCGCCTGCACCTACTGCTACATCTACGCGGGCCCGGACCACAGCTGGCGCGCCCGCCCGCCGCACACCCCGCCCGGCACCGTCCGCCGGACCGCGCTGCGCATCGCCGAACACGTACGGGCCCACGGCCTCGACGAGATCCGCGTCGACCTGCACGGCGGCGAGCCGCTGCTCACCGGCCCGGGACCGCTCCTGGACCAGGCCGCCGCGCTGCGCGCCGTACTCCCGGACGGCTGCCGCGTCCACCTGGGCGTACAGACCAACGGCACCCTCCTCACCCCGCCGGCCCTCGATGCCCTGGCCGCCGCGGGCTTCCGGGTCGGGCTCAGCCTGGACGGCGGCACCCCCGGCCTGAACCGGCGGCGCCTGGACCACGCCGGACGCCCCTCCTGGGCGGCCGCGTCCCGCGCCGCCCGGCTGCTCGCCCGCCGCCCCGACACCTTCGCGGGCATCCTGTGCACCATCGACATCACCTCCGACCCCGCCCTGGTCTACGGCTCGCTGCGCGCGCTCGGCCCCCCGATGCTCGACTTCCTCCTCCCGCACGCCAACTGGACCAGCCGCCCGCCGCTGCCCCCGGCCCCGGTCAGCCGCACCCCGTACGGCGACTGGCTGTGCACCGTCTTCGACCTCTGGTGGGACGAAGCGGAGCCCGCGCCCCGGATACGCCTCTTCACCGAGATCATCGGCCTGCTGCTGGGCCGCCCCAGCAGCAGCGAGGCGGTCGGCCTGTCGCCCGTGGTCGCCCTCGTCGTCGACACCGACGGCGCCATCGAGCAGGTCGACTCCCTCAAATCGGCGTACGAGGGCGCCGCCGCCACCGGCCTGGACGTCTTCCGCAACAGCTTCGACGAGGCGCTGGCCCACCCGGGGATGGCCGCCCGCCGCCTCGGCGCCGACGGCCTGTGCGACCGGTGCCGTGCCTGCCCGCTGATGACGGTGTGCGGCGGCGGCAACTACGCCCACCGCTACCGGGCCGGCAGCGGCTTCCGTAACCCGTCCGTGTACTGCGCCGACCTGGAACGGGTGATCCGCCACATCGCCGCCCGGCTCGACGCCGAGGTGCACGTGGGACGGCCGCCCCGGGCCGGTGCCGGACTCGCCGCCGCGTCCGTCAACTGGCCTACGCCGCACAAGACCTGA
- a CDS encoding SAV_2336 N-terminal domain-related protein, whose product MPAGGPGFGPLGEIVARLRAAGLPADARSLADALWLARWITPGAAESDATPAEGTVPPAAQGPKPATFSVDPHGREAARDTPPGPEHTARDRPRRTEVDLLPAQDDRTLAPDHGRLGEVGIPTASAFPGLLPLQRALRPIQRYHPPVAPVRQELDEDATADLSAHAELIIPVLRGVRRRAASLRLLMDGSSSMAVWEQMLHDLRQVCERIGAFRDVTVHYLHPYGDEVGVAAGPGRDAPLRRADQLHDPTGHHVTLVVSDCAGPLWRDGRIQRLLYRWVADAPLAVVQPLPQRMWARTLLPAVAGTLVRQQGPYRALDFRPARRRRRTPSTAGQARGGTRERAVPVLSAAPAALGSWARLAAAESGLSLRGAAAVVRADHGLGADLARAAERPEPARLVREFEQSASPDARHLAVHLSAVPLALPVIQLVQRAMLPQTGPAELAEVLLSGLIEQLPDPAGPPGAEGPAGGPWYEFVPGVRDELLSRLSAGEAALVLKHCSLYIERTFGRSARNFPAVAVAMLSGSGREPTTGQRAVPEPFARVSERVLRRFEPALRTPAQLSYAPDGPAAEGAALLERYERDGTVRDLIEAVRLLRAAAQRLPAAGTDLARALLHGWAKWRQPDALDEAERAVRAAAEAVGGDPARATDGDGEARVRALIVLARVRYAAAQERGAAGYPDGERSALEEVARHLDTACGLMSLLDPRVLESMVLRTEVLRRLAALPPAAAAVTGRAADPLDEAEQALTMLLEQWPSGEQVPGEIYAARGGVLLDQARRAAGHETATEAYTGALALRATADLDAATTLLRRRGGSADREVCETLLELAQARSLLGGGTGPDAVLPVLERARALARELRDPALEAESLSRTAEAYSALHTRTADPEALDAAIEALAAALRLTAPDSPEHSSLLARRGAALLLRARLEPPGDQAKRLANEAVHVLREALGRVAPHDPELGAHRLLFGRALRLRHDRQPSLADLHEADWVLELAARSSADPVVSAEAWLEVGDVQLVLDRRFDSRERHDRAAASYRRAAAAAERAGSPLLAARAHHRRAGVLEDTAGPQAALPAYRESWEQWQRASEENGPEARRTRERMRALEPSE is encoded by the coding sequence GTGCCGGCCGGCGGACCGGGCTTCGGCCCCCTCGGTGAGATCGTCGCGCGGCTGCGCGCGGCCGGCCTGCCCGCCGACGCCCGCTCCTTGGCGGACGCGCTGTGGCTGGCCCGGTGGATCACTCCCGGGGCGGCCGAGAGCGACGCGACGCCGGCCGAAGGGACGGTTCCACCGGCCGCACAGGGTCCAAAACCGGCCACTTTCTCCGTGGACCCCCATGGCCGGGAAGCCGCCCGTGACACGCCGCCCGGCCCGGAACACACCGCCCGGGACCGCCCCCGGCGCACGGAAGTGGACCTGCTGCCCGCCCAGGACGACCGCACCCTCGCCCCCGACCACGGCCGCCTCGGCGAGGTCGGCATCCCCACCGCCTCCGCTTTCCCGGGACTGCTGCCGCTGCAACGCGCCCTGCGGCCGATCCAGCGCTACCACCCGCCGGTCGCGCCGGTCCGCCAGGAACTGGACGAGGACGCCACCGCCGACCTCTCCGCACACGCCGAGCTGATCATCCCGGTGCTGCGCGGCGTCCGCCGCCGCGCCGCCAGCCTGCGCCTGCTCATGGACGGCTCGTCCTCCATGGCCGTGTGGGAGCAGATGCTGCACGACCTGCGGCAGGTCTGCGAGCGGATCGGCGCCTTCCGCGACGTGACGGTGCACTACCTCCACCCGTACGGCGACGAGGTCGGCGTCGCCGCGGGCCCCGGCCGGGACGCACCGCTGCGCCGGGCCGACCAGCTGCACGACCCCACGGGCCACCACGTCACCCTCGTCGTGAGCGACTGCGCGGGCCCGCTGTGGCGCGACGGGCGCATCCAGCGCCTGCTGTACCGCTGGGTGGCCGACGCGCCCCTCGCCGTCGTGCAGCCGCTGCCGCAGCGGATGTGGGCGCGCACCCTGCTGCCCGCCGTCGCGGGCACCCTCGTCCGGCAGCAGGGCCCGTACCGCGCCCTGGACTTCCGCCCGGCCCGGCGCCGCCGCCGCACCCCGTCCACGGCCGGGCAGGCGCGGGGCGGCACCCGCGAGCGCGCCGTACCGGTCCTGTCGGCCGCGCCCGCGGCCCTCGGCAGCTGGGCCCGGCTGGCCGCGGCCGAATCCGGCCTGTCGCTGCGCGGCGCCGCCGCCGTGGTCCGCGCCGACCACGGCCTGGGCGCGGACCTCGCCCGCGCCGCCGAGCGCCCCGAACCGGCCCGGCTGGTGCGCGAGTTCGAGCAGAGCGCCTCGCCGGACGCCCGCCACCTGGCCGTCCACCTGTCGGCCGTACCGCTCGCGCTGCCCGTCATCCAGCTCGTCCAGCGCGCGATGCTGCCCCAGACCGGGCCCGCCGAGCTGGCGGAGGTACTGCTCAGCGGCCTGATAGAGCAGCTCCCCGACCCCGCGGGCCCGCCGGGGGCCGAGGGCCCGGCCGGCGGCCCCTGGTACGAGTTCGTGCCCGGCGTACGGGACGAGCTGCTGAGCCGGCTGAGCGCGGGCGAGGCCGCCCTCGTCCTCAAGCACTGTTCCCTCTACATCGAGCGCACGTTCGGCCGCAGCGCCCGGAACTTCCCCGCGGTGGCGGTCGCCATGCTCTCCGGCAGCGGCCGGGAGCCGACGACCGGGCAGCGCGCCGTGCCCGAGCCGTTCGCGCGGGTCTCCGAGCGGGTGCTGCGCCGGTTCGAGCCGGCCCTGCGGACGCCCGCACAGCTGTCGTACGCGCCCGACGGGCCCGCCGCCGAGGGCGCCGCGCTGCTGGAGCGCTACGAACGGGACGGCACCGTACGGGACTTGATCGAAGCGGTGCGGCTGCTGCGCGCCGCGGCGCAGCGCCTGCCCGCGGCGGGCACCGACCTCGCCCGCGCGCTGCTGCACGGCTGGGCGAAGTGGCGGCAGCCGGACGCGCTGGACGAGGCGGAACGGGCGGTACGGGCGGCCGCGGAGGCCGTCGGCGGCGATCCGGCGCGGGCGACGGACGGGGACGGCGAGGCGCGCGTCCGGGCGCTGATCGTGCTCGCCCGGGTGCGGTACGCCGCCGCGCAGGAACGCGGTGCCGCGGGGTACCCGGACGGTGAACGGAGCGCGCTGGAGGAGGTAGCGCGCCACCTGGACACCGCCTGCGGGCTGATGAGCCTGCTGGACCCCCGCGTATTGGAGAGCATGGTGCTGCGTACCGAAGTGCTGCGGCGGCTGGCCGCGCTGCCCCCGGCCGCCGCGGCCGTCACCGGCCGGGCCGCCGACCCGCTCGACGAGGCCGAACAGGCCCTGACCATGCTCCTGGAACAGTGGCCCAGCGGCGAGCAGGTGCCCGGCGAGATCTACGCCGCGCGCGGCGGCGTCCTGCTGGACCAGGCGCGCCGGGCCGCCGGCCACGAGACGGCCACCGAGGCGTACACCGGGGCGCTCGCCCTGCGCGCCACCGCCGATCTGGACGCCGCCACGACCCTGCTGCGCCGCCGGGGCGGCTCCGCCGACCGCGAGGTCTGCGAGACGCTGCTGGAGCTGGCCCAGGCCCGCTCCCTGCTCGGCGGCGGCACCGGGCCCGACGCCGTGCTCCCGGTCCTCGAACGGGCCCGCGCGCTCGCCCGCGAACTGCGCGACCCGGCCCTGGAGGCGGAGAGCCTGAGCCGTACGGCCGAGGCGTACAGCGCTCTGCACACCCGCACCGCCGACCCCGAAGCGCTGGACGCGGCCATCGAGGCGCTGGCCGCCGCACTGCGCCTGACCGCCCCCGACTCGCCCGAACACAGCTCCCTGCTCGCCCGGCGCGGTGCGGCGCTGCTGCTGCGCGCCCGTCTGGAACCCCCCGGCGACCAGGCCAAACGGCTGGCGAACGAGGCGGTGCACGTGCTGCGCGAAGCGCTCGGCCGGGTCGCCCCGCACGACCCCGAACTGGGCGCCCACCGCCTGCTGTTCGGCCGCGCCCTGCGACTGCGCCACGACCGCCAGCCCTCCCTGGCCGATCTGCACGAGGCCGACTGGGTGCTGGAGCTGGCCGCGCGCAGCTCGGCCGATCCGGTGGTCAGCGCGGAGGCCTGGCTGGAGGTCGGCGACGTCCAGCTCGTGCTGGACCGCCGCTTCGACTCCCGGGAGCGGCACGACCGCGCCGCCGCCTCCTACCGCCGGGCCGCCGCCGCGGCCGAACGGGCCGGCAGCCCGCTGCTGGCGGCGCGCGCCCACCACCGGCGGGCCGGTGTCCTGGAGGACACGGCGGGGCCGCAGGCGGCGCTGCCCGCCTACCGGGAGAGCTGGGAGCAGTGGCAGCGCGCGTCCGAGGAGAACGGCCCGGAGGCCCGGCGCACGAGGGAGCGGATGCGCGCCCTGGAACCGTCCGAATGA
- a CDS encoding DUF4097 family beta strand repeat-containing protein yields the protein MSARTEWSVSAPRTLEIGEEVTALEVRVVGGTVNVVGTSDGGRPRVEISELSGPPLTVRQEAGTLTVTYDDLPWKGFLKFLDRKGWHRSAVVSVTVPAATDVAIGTVGASAVISGIGGRTELRGVSGDSTLVRLTGPVRAETVSGRVEGQAVTGDLRFNSVSGDLTLIEGSGGTVKADSVSGDMVLDLDPVATGTDIRLTTVSGEVAIRLPAPGDTEVDAEVDANTTSGTVANAFEDLRVSGQWGAKRITGRLGSGNGRLKVTTISGGLALLRRPPSPDGPADPKAPAGPTDKKVL from the coding sequence ATGTCAGCCCGGACCGAGTGGTCGGTCTCCGCGCCACGCACGCTGGAGATCGGGGAAGAGGTCACCGCACTGGAGGTGCGCGTGGTCGGCGGGACCGTCAACGTCGTCGGCACGTCCGACGGCGGACGCCCCCGCGTGGAGATCAGCGAACTGTCCGGACCGCCGCTGACCGTGCGGCAGGAGGCGGGGACGCTCACCGTCACGTACGACGACCTGCCCTGGAAGGGGTTCCTGAAGTTCCTCGACCGCAAGGGCTGGCACCGCAGCGCGGTGGTCTCGGTCACCGTCCCGGCCGCGACGGACGTCGCGATCGGCACCGTGGGGGCGAGTGCGGTGATCTCGGGGATCGGCGGGCGTACGGAGCTGCGCGGCGTGTCCGGCGACAGCACCCTCGTCCGCCTGACGGGCCCCGTGCGGGCCGAGACCGTGTCCGGGCGGGTGGAGGGCCAGGCCGTCACGGGCGACCTGCGCTTCAACTCCGTCTCGGGCGACCTGACCCTCATCGAGGGCTCCGGCGGCACCGTGAAGGCGGATTCGGTCAGCGGTGACATGGTCCTGGATCTCGATCCGGTGGCGACGGGCACGGACATCCGGCTGACGACGGTCTCCGGCGAGGTCGCCATCCGGCTGCCCGCGCCGGGCGACACGGAGGTGGACGCGGAGGTCGACGCGAACACCACCAGCGGTACGGTCGCCAACGCCTTCGAGGACCTGCGCGTCAGCGGCCAGTGGGGGGCCAAGCGGATCACGGGCCGGCTCGGCTCGGGCAACGGCCGGCTGAAGGTCACCACGATCTCCGGCGGCCTGGCCCTGCTGCGCCGCCCGCCGTCCCCGGACGGCCCCGCGGACCCGAAGGCCCCAGCGGGCCCCACCGACAAGAAGGTGCTCTGA
- a CDS encoding AAA family ATPase — MSDWLIYRGAGAPHDGIEQLPPPPPWRDFDGGPLVAPPAALDHASERRLGVQRREASYHRPGETERELVNAALYLRRPLLVTGAPGSGKSTLAHSVAYELGLGRVLNWSIVSRSSLRDGLYEYDAIGRLQDLQIARAAHPGATPGPAEGRPGPQDEPGGGIGRYIRLGPLGTALLPAAKPRVLLVDELDKSDIDLPNDLLNVLEEGEFRIPELERLAGSAPEVPVLSDDGVQVTVRDGRVRCRAFPFIVLTSNGERDFPAPLLRRCIHLNIPTPDKERLADMVRAHFGESAAAEHESVIDRFLDREPGDVRAVDQLLNAIHLTRQAGWADEDEEETRRRLTAELLRPLDRTR, encoded by the coding sequence GTGAGCGACTGGCTCATCTACCGTGGCGCGGGGGCTCCGCACGACGGCATCGAGCAGTTACCGCCACCCCCTCCGTGGCGCGATTTCGACGGCGGTCCGCTCGTCGCGCCGCCCGCGGCCCTCGACCACGCCTCCGAGCGCCGGCTCGGTGTGCAGCGCCGCGAGGCCAGCTACCACCGGCCGGGCGAGACGGAGCGCGAGCTGGTCAACGCGGCGCTCTATCTGCGCCGCCCGCTGCTGGTGACGGGCGCGCCGGGCAGCGGGAAGTCCACCCTCGCGCACTCGGTCGCGTACGAACTGGGCCTCGGCCGGGTGCTGAACTGGTCCATCGTCAGCCGCAGTTCGCTGCGCGACGGGCTGTACGAGTACGACGCCATCGGACGCCTCCAGGACCTCCAGATCGCCCGCGCGGCCCACCCCGGGGCGACGCCGGGGCCGGCGGAGGGGCGGCCGGGCCCGCAGGACGAGCCGGGCGGCGGCATCGGCCGCTACATCCGTCTCGGCCCGCTCGGCACGGCCCTGCTGCCCGCCGCGAAGCCGCGTGTCCTGCTCGTCGACGAGCTGGACAAGAGCGACATCGACCTGCCGAACGACCTGCTCAACGTGCTGGAGGAAGGGGAGTTCCGGATTCCGGAGCTGGAGCGGCTGGCCGGATCGGCCCCCGAGGTGCCGGTGCTCAGCGACGACGGCGTGCAGGTCACCGTGCGGGACGGCCGGGTGCGCTGCCGGGCCTTCCCGTTCATCGTGCTGACCAGCAACGGCGAGCGGGACTTCCCCGCGCCGCTGCTGCGCCGCTGCATCCACCTGAACATCCCCACGCCCGACAAGGAGCGGCTCGCGGACATGGTCCGGGCGCACTTCGGCGAGAGCGCCGCGGCCGAGCACGAGTCCGTCATCGACCGCTTCCTGGACCGCGAGCCCGGCGACGTACGGGCCGTGGACCAGCTGCTCAACGCGATCCACCTGACGCGGCAGGCCGGCTGGGCGGACGAGGACGAGGAGGAGACGCGGCGGCGCCTGACGGCCGAGCTGCTGCGGCCCCTGGATCGGACCAGGTGA